A genome region from Bufo gargarizans isolate SCDJY-AF-19 chromosome 2, ASM1485885v1, whole genome shotgun sequence includes the following:
- the LOC122925990 gene encoding nuclear transcription factor Y subunit beta-like — MSTLSILRPSCEQQLLPTIEEQQLLPTIEEQQLLPTIEEQQLLPTIEEQQLLPTIEEQQLLPTIEEQQLLPTIEEQQLLPTIEEQQLLPTIEEQQLLPTIEEQQLPPTIEEQQLPPTIEEQQLPPTIEEQQLPPTIEEQQLLPTIEEQQLLPTIEEQQLLPTIEEQQLLPTIEEQQLLPTIEEQQLLPTIEEQQLLPTIEEQQLLPTIEEQQLPPTIEEQQLPPTIEELLTIQEQQLLPTIQEQQLLPTIQEQQLLPTIQEQQLLPTIQEQQLLPTIEEQQLPPTIEEQQLHPTIQEQQLPPTIEEQQLPPTIEEQQLPPTIEEQQLLPTIEELLTIQEQQLPPTIQKQQLLPTIQEQQLLPTIQEQQLLPTFT, encoded by the exons ATGTCAACAttaagcatcctgagaccatcatGT GAGCAGCAGCTTCTCCCGACCATCGAGGAGCAGCAGCTTCTCCCGACCATCGAGGAGCAGCAGCTTCTCCCGACCATCGAGGAGCAGCAGCTTCTCCCGACCATCGAGGAGCAGCAGCTTCTCCCGACCATCGAGGAGCAGCAGCTTCTCCCGACCATCGAGGAGCAGCAGCTTCTCCCGACCATCGAGGAGCAGCAGCTTCTCCCGACCATCGAGGAGCAGCAGCTTCTCCCGACCATCGAGGAGCAGCAGCTTCTCCCGACCATCGAGGAGCAGCAGCTTCCCCCGACCATCGAGGAGCAGCAGCTTCCCCCGACCATCGAGGAGCAGCAGCTTCCCCCGACCATCGAGGAGCAGCAGCTTCCCCCGACCATCGAGGAGCAGCAGCTTCTCCCGACCATCGAGGAGCAGCAGCTTCTCCCGACCATCGAGGAGCAGCAGCTTCTCCCGACCATCGAGGAGCAGCAGCTTCTCCCGACCATCGAGGAGCAGCAGCTTCTCCCGACCATCGAGGAGCAGCAGCTTCTCCCGACCATCGAGGAGCAGCAGCTTCTCCCGACCATCGAGGAGCAGCAGCTTCTCCCGACCATCGAGGAGCAGCAGCTTCCCCCGACCATCGAGGAGCAGCAGCTACCCCCGACCATCGAGGAGCTGCTCACCATCCAGGAGCAGCAGCTTCTCCCGACCATCCAGGAGCAGCAGCTTCTCCCAACCATCCAGGAGCAGCAGCTTCTCCCGACCATCCAGGAGCAGCAGCTTCTCCCAACCATCCAGGAGCAGCAGCTTCTCCCAACCATCGAGGAGCAGCAGCTTCCCCCGACCATCGAGGAGCAGCAGCTTCACCCGACCATCCAGGAGCAGCAGCTTCCCCCGACCATCGAGGAGCAGCAGCTTCCCCCGACCATCGAGGAGCAGCAGCTTCCCCCGACCATCGAGGAGCAGCAGCTTCTCCCGACCATCGAGGAGCTGCTCACCATCCAGGAGCAGCAGCTTCCCCCGACCATCCAGAAGCAGCAGCTTCTCCCAACCATCCAGGAGCAGCAGCTTCTCCCAACCATCCAGGAGCAGCAGCTTCTCCCAACCTTCACCTAA
- the LOC122925991 gene encoding serine/arginine repetitive matrix protein 2-like produces MSTLSILRPSCNEIRTFSQPSRSCLPSRSSSFSRPSRSSSFSRPSRSSSFSRPSRSSSFSRPSRSSSFSRPSRSSSFSRPSRSSSFSRPSRSSSFSRPSRSSSFPRPSRSSSFPRPSRSSSFPRPSRSSSFPRPSRSSSFSRPSRSSSFSRPSRSSSFSRPSRSSSFSRPSRSSSFSRPSRSSSFSRPSRSSSFSRPSRSSSFSRPSRSSSFPRPSRSSSYPRPSRSCSPSRSSSFPRPSRSSSFSQPSRSSSFSQPSRSSSFSQPSRSSSFSQPSRNSSFFQHPGTAASSNIQEQQLLPTIQKQKLLPTIQEQLLPIIQEQLLTTIQEQKLLPTIQSPDHTGETSPNHPGVVLMTLLYLLPDQRWAQPRPEGCQQQ; encoded by the exons ATGTCAACAttaagcatcctgagaccatcatGT AATGAGATCAGAACCTTCTCCCAACCATCCAGGAGCTGCTTACCATCGAGGAGCAGCAGCTTCTCCAGACCATCTAGGAGCAGCAGCTTCTCCCGACCATCGAGGAGCAGCAGCTTCTCCCGACCATCGAGGAGCAGCAGCTTCTCCCGACCATCGAGGAGCAGCAGCTTCTCCCGACCATCGAGGAGCAGCAGCTTCTCCCGACCATCGAGGAGCAGCAGCTTCTCCCGACCATCGAGGAGCAGCAGCTTCTCCCGACCATCGAGGAGCAGCAGCTTCCCCCGACCATCGAGGAGCAGCAGCTTCCCCCGACCATCGAGGAGCAGCAGCTTCCCCCGACCATCGAGGAGCAGCAGCTTCCCCCGACCATCGAGGAGCAGCAGCTTCTCCCGACCATCGAGGAGCAGCAGCTTCTCCCGACCATCGAGGAGCAGCAGCTTCTCCCGACCATCGAGGAGCAGCAGCTTCTCCCGACCATCGAGGAGCAGCAGCTTCTCCCGACCATCGAGGAGCAGCAGCTTCTCCCGACCATCGAGGAGCAGCAGCTTCTCCCGACCATCGAGGAGCAGCAGCTTCTCCCGACCATCGAGGAGCAGCAGCTTCCCCCGACCATCGAGGAGCAGCAGCTACCCCCGACCATCGAGGAGCTGCTCACCATCCAGGAGCAGCAGCTTCCCCCGACCATCCAGGAGCAGCAGCTTCTCCCAACCATCCAGGAGCAGCAGCTTCTCCCAACCATCCAGGAGCAGCAGCTTCTCCCAACCATCCAGGAGCAGCAGCTTCTCCCAGCCATCCAGGAACAGCAGCTTCTTCCAACATCCAGGAACAGCAGCTTCTTCCAACATCCAGGAGCAGCAGCTTCTCCCAACCATCCAGAAGCAGAAGCTTCTCCCAACTATccaggagcaacttctcccaatCATTCAGGAACAGCTTCTTACGACCATCCAGGAACAGAAACTTCTCCCAACCATACAGTCTCCCGACCATACAGGAGAAACATCTCCCAACCATCcaggagtagtgttga